TACTATCTCCAGGGCTGTTGAAAATATTCCGTGAGTGTCGTTTGTAGGTAGTCCCAGTTTTTTTTGTCTTGTGCAAGTCTCAAAACTCTTATACCTTATGGTTAGGGTAATGATGCTCCCTGCATACTTGTGTTTTCTTGCCCGTCTCCCCACCATCTCGGAAAGTCTTAGCAGATGTGTCTCGATGTCAGTCATTTTCCAGACGTCTTTGGGAAGGGTCATGCTGTGCCCTATGGATTTAACTGTCTCAGAGTCGTAGAGCCCCTGTGCTGAGACCGGAGAGTCATCCAGGCCCTGCCCCATGGCCTTAAGGCGCAGCCCTGTAACACCAAACAGACTCCTCAGCATTGACAATGAGGCACGCCCCAGCTCTCCGCATGTGTTTATCCCTGTTGATCTTAATTTTTCCGCCGTATGCCGGCCTATACCCCAGAGTTCCTGCGTGGGAAGCTCTGAGAGCACCGCCGCCGCTTCCTCTTTATTTAATATTTTGAGTCCGTCCGGTTTTGATAAATCTGAAGCAAGTTTTGCCATCAGCTTGTTGTAACTTATCCCTATTGTTGCATTTATCCCAAAAATCCGTTTGATTTCTGATTTTATCTCCCTGCCTATCCTCAGTGCTCCACCAAAAAGATGCTCAGTACCGGTTATATCCAAAAATGCCTCATCCACTGAATAAACCTCCACATCGGGGGTGTACTTCATATAGATTTTAGCAAGCCCGGCACAAGTGTGAGTGTATTTTCTGCTATTGCCCACAACAAGGATAATTTCGGGGCAGGCTTTCCTGGCCTCATAGATATTCATGCCGGTCTTAACCCCGCGCGCTCTGGCTTCATACGAGGCTGTGCTTATTATTGTTCTCTTCCCTGAGCCGATAACCCCTATAGGTTTGCCGCAGAGGTGCGGATTGGACTTCTGTTCGATTGATGCAAAATAGGCATCCATATCTATAAGCATTATAGTGCTCAAGCCTCAAGCCTCTCTAAAACCCACACTATTGACAAGCTGTTGAAACTTATCTCATACACGGCGCTTCCGTCGGTTACAGAGAAATGATAAACCCGTGCCTCTCCCTCTCTGTCCTGCCAAAAGTACGTTATCTCTTTTATAACGACTGTGCGGTTTGACCACTTGAACTTTAATGGTTTAAGTTTCGTATCGCTGCCAAAGGAGGCAAGTACAGTGATGCGCTCTCCTATTTGCTCCATTATATTAAAGTCTCCTCAGTACACCGGCCACTTTGCCGATTATCAGCACATCTGCAGCATCTACGACAATGGCCGCCATGTTTTTATTTTCCGGCACTAACCGGACGGTTGTGTCCTCCCTGTATATTCTCTTAACTGTAGCCTCATCCCCTATCAAAGCTATGCCGATATCACCGTTGGATACAGCCCTCTCCTTGTCAACAAACACTATATCTCCCTCAAGTATGCCGGCCTCCGTCATACTGTCCCCTTTTACCCTCAGGGCAAAACCGGATGTAAGATTAAATAGACTTGTATCCACATCAAGATACTCCGCCACATCCTCAACAGCAAGCCCCGGGGTTCCTGCCCGAATATTTCCTAAGAGTGGAATTCTCTGCATGTTTGGCATCCTCATGCCTGAGACCTCAAGTGCCCTTTGTTTAAGAGGTTCCTGCCTTAAATACCCCTTTCTTTTGAGGGCATCCACGTGATGCCTTGCAGTGTCGGGACTTGAAAACCCAAAACGGCTGCATATCTCTCTTATGGTCGGCGGATACCCTATCGTTGCAACATGCTCCTTTATAAACTCAAGGATTTCACCCTGCCTGTGCGTCAGCTCTTTGCCGCCGCCTGCCGCCGTAGTGTCATTACCTGTTGCCATGGTGTCACCTCATGGTAAATATACCGTACAATTGTACTATAGTACATATGTACGGTATTTGTCAAGATTTTTTTTAATAAGCAAAGGGGAGCTGTTTTATACCAAGTAGCAGTCAAAAGAGTAACGAGGCGGCAAGGAGAAAGCGACACAGGCGTACTCTTTCGTACATCAAGGAGCTTTCGACGAAGCCAACAAAGTTAATCGAATGAATGCAACTTGGTATTACGACCTATTGTTGGGACTCATAACAAGCAGCCGTCTTGAAAACATTAAACAAACTGTATTTGATTTTTTTACCCGCTTGTTGTTACTCTTTAAGGAGGAGTTTGAAGCAGGCACGTATGGTTGAGAAAAAAGGGCTACGGCGGGCATCCCAAAAAGAGCCGGTAAAGCCAAAAAAGAAACGGGGAATTTTATCCTATGTTTTAGGTTTTCTTATTATGGTTATAGCCCTGTCACTGGGTTTTGGCGGGGGTTTTTTGTTCTGGACGCTTTCCGATTTACCTAAAATAAAGATGCTTGAGGAATATACCCCGCTTCAAACCTCTCTTGTTTACTCGGCGGATAACGAGCTGCTGGCGGAGCTCTTCATAGAAAGACGTACATTTGTACCCTATCATAAGATTCCGGAGCACGTAAAAAAGGCATTCATAGCGGTAGAGGACGCACGCTTTTATAAGCACAGAGGGATTGATTTTGTCAGAATTTTCGGGGCAATGTATGAGGACATAAAGGCAGGGGGGTTTGTTCAGGGGGGCAGCACAATAACCCAGCAATTGGCTAAAATGTTGTTTCTGAAACCTGAGAGGTCACTGGAGAGAAAGCTCAAGGAGGCAGCCCTTTCCGTGCAAATAGAGCGCCACTACACTAAGGATGAAATCATCGGCCTGTACTTAAACCAGACATATTTCGGCACACGGGCTTATGGCATAGAGGCGGCCTCTTATACATACTTTGGAAAGACCACATCAGATATAACGATTGCCGAGGCTGCACTTCTGGCTGCAATACCCAAGGCGCCGACAACTTACTCGCCATTTAAAAATCCACAAAAAGCCCTGCAACGGAGAAACTTTGTTCTTAAGCGGATGCTTGTCACCGGTGCTATAACAGACAAACAATGTGAAAAGGCAATGAAGGTTCCACTTCCGGTAAATGCTCACACAAGGCGGTACAACGCCCCCTACTTTATAGATTATATAAGAAATGAGCTTGAGGACGAATATGGGGAAAAACTCTACACCGCCGGTATAAAGATTCATACAACACTGGACTATCACATGCAAAAGATAGCTGAAAAAGCCGTTTTATTTGGAGTCAACAATCTTGCCAAACGAAAACGCAAAAATATTCAGGCTGCTCTTTTGGCCGTTGACACTAAGACCGGTGCTATTAAAGCTATGGTTGGTGGTACTGATTTCTGGGAAACACAGTTTAACAGGGTAACACAGGCGGTAAGGCAACCCGGTTCGTCATTTAAGCCGATAGTCTATCTGGCCGGACTTAACGAGGGATTCACCCCTGAGAGCATCATTATTGATCAGGAAATTAGTTTTACCGGCAGCAGCAAGGCCGACATCTGGGTACCGCAAAACTACAACCACGAGTACAACGGAGAGGTAACCCTTCGTTTTGCGCTCTCGCGCTCACTAAATGCCGCTACTGTGTATCTGGCCGATAAGGTCGGCATTAAGAAAGTTATAGAGACGGCGAAAATGCTTGGCTTTAAGAATCAGGTTCAGCCCTATATGCCATCAGCCCTCGGCGCCTCAGACGTCTCTCTCTTAGAGCTGACATATGCCTATGCCGCATTTAGCAGCGGAAACCGCTACAGTCCGTACTCCATAGTAAAGATAACCAACAAAGACGGAGTACCGCTTCAGGAAATGAAAATTTCCTACAAAAACGTAATAGATGATGGAGTGGGCAATGACCTCAAAGAACTCCTCAGAGCGGTAATAACTGAGGGCACAGGGCGTGCCGCCATGTCGTTAAACAGAACTGTATATGGCAAAACCGGCACTACGGATAGTTATGCAGATGCGTGGTTTATGGGTTTTGATGAAAGGCTGGCCGTTGGAGTATGGGTTGGAAGGGATGACCATAAACCAATCGGAGACAGGGAAACCGGCTCTCAGGCGGCGCTGCCTATTTGGATTGAGTTTATGAAAAATATTAATTATTAAAGGGAACTTTTTTTATGGGGGCTGCCGCAGAGACATGTTGAAAAAGAACACAAATAAGTCAATTTTTGTATTTATTTTTTTAACAATTTTTATTTCAACTGTACTTTTACCGTCTGCTTTATATGCATCCGAAAAGCACAAAAAGACTAAGCAATCGAGGAAAGGTAAAAAACCCGTGCGCAGGCATCAAAATAAAAAGAGGATAACATCGGCTGAAAATATTGATATTAACTCAGTGGTCGGCTTTGAGGGGTATGAGACATGGTTTTCACAATTGATGGCTAAAAATGATGTTACCGGGGCCTCGGTGGCAATTGCTAAAAACGGCAGAATAATATATTCAAAGGGTTTTGGGTATGCCGACAAAGCGGCACATGAGCCTGTGACGCCCAATACATTATTTCGAGTGGCAAGCGTGTCAAAGGCTGTTACAGCCGTTGCTGTGATGAAACTCTGTGAGGAAGGTAAGTTAAGTTTACAGGACAAAGTGTTCAGGGTTCTTGACGGGGTTAGCCCTCTAAACGGCGGCGACATTGACCCAAGGATTTATGATATAACAGTACAGCATCTGTTGCAAATGTCCGGGGGATGGAATAGAAAAAGAAGCGGGGACCCTGTAAATTACCCACACGCTGTAATTGCGGCCAAAGCGGCCGGAAAAGCTCCACCTGCCGATATTGACACTACACTACGCTATTGGATGGGTAAACATCTTGATTTTGACCCAGGCACCGATTATGCATATTCAAACATAGGTTATGTAATCCTTGGCAAAATAGTTGAGAAGGTATCCGGGCAGCCATACGAGAAATATGTTAAATCGGAGATTTTTAATCCAATTGGGATAACAGCCATGCGTCTGGGCAAAACGTTAAGAAAAGACAGGGCTGCGGGTGAAACGTTGTATTATTCAAATCCTGAACAAAAGCTACGGCCAAGTATTTTTGTGGGAGAGCACGGATTGGTGTCAGAGGAGTATGGGGCGGAGTTTGCGCTTGAAACTCATAGCGCCGACGGCGCATGGATAGGATCGGCAAGTGATCTGGTGAGATTTATAGTGACGGTGGCTGGTGATGGTGAGGCGGTCTCTCCTATATCGCAGACATCCCTGAAACTGATGTTGAGGCGCCCTGAACTGGATTACTGGAAAAACAAGAATGAGTATTTCGGCATGGGCTGGAACGTTGTAGAAGGCGATGTCGGGAGTAAAAGTTTATGGTACAGGAGCGGTTCACTTCCCGGAACACTGGCTTATGTGGGAAGGCGTGAGGATAGAATAGCGGTAGCACTAATAGTAAACTCACGTCCTCAGAGCTGGCACAAATTTAACAGGATATCCCGTGCTGCACTTTGGAGAGCGGTGGATACGGAAAAAACGCTGAACTGAGTGGATAATGTGGAACTCCCCTTTAAAATCTCTCGCCAAATTCCAGCTTCTTGTAACAAACACATCCGATTTGATAAAATCATAGTAAATGCCCATAGCTCTTGTCACCGGCGCATCAGGCGGCCTTGGAAAAGCAATTGTTTTATCACTTTTAAAGGACTCCGCTGAGGTTATCGCTGTTTATAACAGTAGTAAGATTACAATTGACGGCTATGACAAAACCATGCACCCCATTAAAACCGATATTAGACACAAATCGGAAATAGAAAAGGTTGCCGGTTACATAAGTGAAAATTTCGAAAAACTCGATTACCTTATAAACTCCGCCGGAATATCTCTTGACGGCCTTATTGTAAATTACTCCGAGAGCAAATGGGATGAGGTCATTGCAGTGAATTTAACTGCAACTTTTAATGTTATCAGAGAGATGATTGAATTGTTAAAAAAATCGGAAAATCCCCATATCATTAATATTTCATCAAGGTCCGCTATAAGGGGCGTTGCCGGTCAGTGCGCCTATAGTGCATCAAAGGCGGCACTTATCGGGCTTTCCCACACACTGGCTATGGAGCTCTCACCGTATAACATAAAAGTCAACACCGTCCTTCCCGGCTACCTTAATACCACTATGGGCACGGCTAATAAGACTGCAATGAAAAGGGCCCGGCAGGAAAGCGCACTGGGCACTCTTTCCAGCCCTGAGGAGGCGGCCATGTTCATAGCTACAATTTTAAAAACCACAAGACTTACAGGACAGATTTTTACTCTGGATAGCAGACCGTGAACGGTTTCTTTATAACAGGCACAGATACCGGAGCAGGGAAAACCGTGATAACGGCAATTATTGCCCTCGGCCTAATGGACAGAAGTTTTAATGTTACCGTAAGAAAACCCATTGAAACCGGATGCAGATTAGAGCAAGGACTGTTAATTCCTGAGGATGGAGGTTTTTATAAGGATGTTCTCCGCCTTAATGACAGCATAGATGACATTACGTCTGTCAGGTTTAAGGAACCACTCTGTCCGATGGCGGCCTCGGAAATTGAAAAAAAGGACATCCCGTTAAAAAAACTCATCACGGCTCTTACCAATGTTGATAAATCCACCGTCCTGTTGGTTGAAGGAGTTGGAGGTGTGATGGCACCGCTTAAAAAGAATTTTCTTATTGCCGACCTTATACTGGAGTTGAGTTTACCTGTGATAGTGGTAGCTGAAAACAGACTGGGCGCAATAAACCACACTCTTCTTACGATTGATTTTTTGAAATACAGAAAAATTAATACAGCAGGTATTATTATAAACCACACAAGCGACACTGATAGTTTGGCTCACAGGACAAACCCGGGCGTAATTGCAGAATTGTCAAAGACACCGATAATTGGCACAGTTCCGTTTATAAATAAAAAAGACACAGAAAGTTTAATAAATATATCGAAAAAATACATTAATTATGATATAATACTAGGTTTCTTACAGAGAAAAAGATAAGTAAAAGAAGGCAAATAAAATGATAGGTTATGTATTAAAAAAGCTATTTGGCACTAAGAATGAGCGAGAGCTAAAAAAAATGGGGCCTCTGGTAGAGCTTATAAATGAACAGGAGGCTGTAATATCAAAACTCACTGATTCACAGCTAAAAGAGAAAACCGGAGAGTTCAGGTCTCGCCTTTTAAACGGCGAAACACTGGACGATATTTTAGTGGAAGCCTTTGCTGTAGTGCGAGAAGTATCAAAGCGGATACTTTCGATGCGCCACTTTGACATGCAGTTAATCGGTGGCATAGTGCTCCATCAGGGTAAAATATCCGAGATGAAAACCGGTGAGGGTAAAACCCTTGTGGCAACGCTGCCGGTGTATCTTAATGCGCTGGATGGCAGGGGGGTGCATGTGGTAACCGTCAATGATTACCTGGCTAGGCGTGATACCCAGTGGATGGGGCCGATTTATAACTTCCTGGGACTTTCCGTGGGAACTATACAAAATGATGACTCTTTTCTCTACGATCCAACGTATAAGTCCGAATATGAAAATCTTGACTTTTTGAATCCCTGCTCAAGGCAGGAAGCGTACAGGGCGGACATTACCTACGGCACAAATAATGAGTACGGTTTTGATTACCTTAGAGACAACATGAAGTACGACCTATCGGAGTTTTCTCAGCGGGAGCTGAACTTTGCCATTGTGGATGAGGTGGATAGTATTTTAATTGATGAGGCACGTACTCCACTAATCATATCAGGCCCGTCTGAGGAATCAACAGATAAGTACTATAAAATAAACAAAACAATTCCAAGACTAATAAAAGACGTTGATTACACCATAGATGAGAAAACAAAGAATGCAATTTTAACTGAAGATGGGGCAGTGCATGCCGAGAGGATGCTTGGTGTGGATAACCTCTTTGATCCAATAAACATAGAACTCGTGCATCACGTGCTGCAGGGGCTTAAGGCCCACAATCTCTACAAAAGAGACACTGATTATGTGGTGACAGATGGCGAGGTGATAATTGTAGATGAGTTTACCGGGCGTTTGATGCCCGGCAGGCGGTGGTCTGACGGCCTTCATCAGGCGATAGAGGCCAAAGAGTGTGTAAAAATAGAAAGTGAAAACCAAACTCTGGCCACCATTACTTTTCAGAATTTCTTTAGGATGTACAACAAACTTGCCGGTATGACGGGAACTGCCGATACAGAGGCTGAGGAGTTCGGAAAAATATATAACCTTGACGTTATGGTAATTCCAACAAACAGGCCGATGAACAGGGCTGATTTGCCGGATTCAATATACAAAAACGAGCAGGCTAAATTTAAAGCCGTTATAGAGACTATCCGGGAGTGTAACAGTAAGGCACAGCCTGTGCTGGTCGGCACCATATCAATAGATAAATCCGAGATTTTGTCAAAAGAACTTAAGAAGGCCGGCATCCCCCATAGTGTGCTAAATGCCAAGTACCACGAAAAAGAGGCGGAAATCGTGGCACAAGCGGGCAGAAGCGGTGCTGTAACCATAGCGACCAACATGGCCGGCCGCGGCACTGACATTGTGCTTGGCGGAAACCCCAAGGGCCTGGCTCACGATATGCTTAAAGAGAATAAGGACTACACCGATGAGGATTGGAAAACAGCTCTCTCAAAAGCGGAGGAAATTTGTGCCGCTGATAAGGTAAAAGTTATAGAGGCCGGTGGACTGTTTATTCTGGGCACAGAGCGCCACGAGGCACGACGTATTGATAACCAGTTGCGGGGACGCTCCGGCAGACAGGGCGACCCTGGAACCTCCAGGTTTTTCCTCTCCCTTGAGGATGACCTTATGAGGATATTCGGCTCTGACAGAATATCCGGACTTATGGGACGCCTTGGCATGGAAGAGGATGTGCCTATAGAAAACAAGATGGTTTCACGCGCTATCGCTAATGCCCAGAAAAAGGTGGAAGCCCACAACTTTGATATCAGAAAGCACCTCCTTGAGTATGACGACGTTATGAACAAGCAGCGAACGGAGATTTATTCTTTCAGACGGGAAATTCTCGCCGCTGAGTCATTACAAGAGCAAATAACCGAAATGATTGAGGATACCGCTCTGGACATTCTGGAGCGCTCCTGCCCTGAAGATACTTATACGGAAAACTGGGATATGGACAGTTTGCTTGATTCGATGTTTGGTATATTTGGAATCCAACAAAAAGAGTTAAAGCGCCG
The nucleotide sequence above comes from Nitrospirae bacterium YQR-1. Encoded proteins:
- a CDS encoding SDR family oxidoreductase — protein: MPIALVTGASGGLGKAIVLSLLKDSAEVIAVYNSSKITIDGYDKTMHPIKTDIRHKSEIEKVAGYISENFEKLDYLINSAGISLDGLIVNYSESKWDEVIAVNLTATFNVIREMIELLKKSENPHIINISSRSAIRGVAGQCAYSASKAALIGLSHTLAMELSPYNIKVNTVLPGYLNTTMGTANKTAMKRARQESALGTLSSPEEAAMFIATILKTTRLTGQIFTLDSRP
- the secA gene encoding preprotein translocase subunit SecA, producing the protein MIGYVLKKLFGTKNERELKKMGPLVELINEQEAVISKLTDSQLKEKTGEFRSRLLNGETLDDILVEAFAVVREVSKRILSMRHFDMQLIGGIVLHQGKISEMKTGEGKTLVATLPVYLNALDGRGVHVVTVNDYLARRDTQWMGPIYNFLGLSVGTIQNDDSFLYDPTYKSEYENLDFLNPCSRQEAYRADITYGTNNEYGFDYLRDNMKYDLSEFSQRELNFAIVDEVDSILIDEARTPLIISGPSEESTDKYYKINKTIPRLIKDVDYTIDEKTKNAILTEDGAVHAERMLGVDNLFDPINIELVHHVLQGLKAHNLYKRDTDYVVTDGEVIIVDEFTGRLMPGRRWSDGLHQAIEAKECVKIESENQTLATITFQNFFRMYNKLAGMTGTADTEAEEFGKIYNLDVMVIPTNRPMNRADLPDSIYKNEQAKFKAVIETIRECNSKAQPVLVGTISIDKSEILSKELKKAGIPHSVLNAKYHEKEAEIVAQAGRSGAVTIATNMAGRGTDIVLGGNPKGLAHDMLKENKDYTDEDWKTALSKAEEICAADKVKVIEAGGLFILGTERHEARRIDNQLRGRSGRQGDPGTSRFFLSLEDDLMRIFGSDRISGLMGRLGMEEDVPIENKMVSRAIANAQKKVEAHNFDIRKHLLEYDDVMNKQRTEIYSFRREILAAESLQEQITEMIEDTALDILERSCPEDTYTENWDMDSLLDSMFGIFGIQQKELKRRIEDVKHINTLKEKINEVLKQLYKNKEGEMGDHVLRYFEKVTLLQLLDTQWKDHLLAMDHLKEGIGLRGYGQKDPLVEYKKEAFEMFSDLTFRVTNEFLTRLFHIKVHSEEEIERSSIQKRQPVFYNRSDSDAPQTVRKNKKPGRNEPCPCGSGKKYKKCCG
- a CDS encoding beta-lactamase family protein, encoding MLKKNTNKSIFVFIFLTIFISTVLLPSALYASEKHKKTKQSRKGKKPVRRHQNKKRITSAENIDINSVVGFEGYETWFSQLMAKNDVTGASVAIAKNGRIIYSKGFGYADKAAHEPVTPNTLFRVASVSKAVTAVAVMKLCEEGKLSLQDKVFRVLDGVSPLNGGDIDPRIYDITVQHLLQMSGGWNRKRSGDPVNYPHAVIAAKAAGKAPPADIDTTLRYWMGKHLDFDPGTDYAYSNIGYVILGKIVEKVSGQPYEKYVKSEIFNPIGITAMRLGKTLRKDRAAGETLYYSNPEQKLRPSIFVGEHGLVSEEYGAEFALETHSADGAWIGSASDLVRFIVTVAGDGEAVSPISQTSLKLMLRRPELDYWKNKNEYFGMGWNVVEGDVGSKSLWYRSGSLPGTLAYVGRREDRIAVALIVNSRPQSWHKFNRISRAALWRAVDTEKTLN
- the lexA gene encoding transcriptional repressor LexA, which encodes MATGNDTTAAGGGKELTHRQGEILEFIKEHVATIGYPPTIREICSRFGFSSPDTARHHVDALKRKGYLRQEPLKQRALEVSGMRMPNMQRIPLLGNIRAGTPGLAVEDVAEYLDVDTSLFNLTSGFALRVKGDSMTEAGILEGDIVFVDKERAVSNGDIGIALIGDEATVKRIYREDTTVRLVPENKNMAAIVVDAADVLIIGKVAGVLRRL
- a CDS encoding PBP1A family penicillin-binding protein, which produces MVEKKGLRRASQKEPVKPKKKRGILSYVLGFLIMVIALSLGFGGGFLFWTLSDLPKIKMLEEYTPLQTSLVYSADNELLAELFIERRTFVPYHKIPEHVKKAFIAVEDARFYKHRGIDFVRIFGAMYEDIKAGGFVQGGSTITQQLAKMLFLKPERSLERKLKEAALSVQIERHYTKDEIIGLYLNQTYFGTRAYGIEAASYTYFGKTTSDITIAEAALLAAIPKAPTTYSPFKNPQKALQRRNFVLKRMLVTGAITDKQCEKAMKVPLPVNAHTRRYNAPYFIDYIRNELEDEYGEKLYTAGIKIHTTLDYHMQKIAEKAVLFGVNNLAKRKRKNIQAALLAVDTKTGAIKAMVGGTDFWETQFNRVTQAVRQPGSSFKPIVYLAGLNEGFTPESIIIDQEISFTGSSKADIWVPQNYNHEYNGEVTLRFALSRSLNAATVYLADKVGIKKVIETAKMLGFKNQVQPYMPSALGASDVSLLELTYAYAAFSSGNRYSPYSIVKITNKDGVPLQEMKISYKNVIDDGVGNDLKELLRAVITEGTGRAAMSLNRTVYGKTGTTDSYADAWFMGFDERLAVGVWVGRDDHKPIGDRETGSQAALPIWIEFMKNINY
- the bioD gene encoding dethiobiotin synthase; the encoded protein is MNGFFITGTDTGAGKTVITAIIALGLMDRSFNVTVRKPIETGCRLEQGLLIPEDGGFYKDVLRLNDSIDDITSVRFKEPLCPMAASEIEKKDIPLKKLITALTNVDKSTVLLVEGVGGVMAPLKKNFLIADLILELSLPVIVVAENRLGAINHTLLTIDFLKYRKINTAGIIINHTSDTDSLAHRTNPGVIAELSKTPIIGTVPFINKKDTESLINISKKYINYDIILGFLQRKR
- the dinB gene encoding DNA polymerase IV, producing the protein MSTIMLIDMDAYFASIEQKSNPHLCGKPIGVIGSGKRTIISTASYEARARGVKTGMNIYEARKACPEIILVVGNSRKYTHTCAGLAKIYMKYTPDVEVYSVDEAFLDITGTEHLFGGALRIGREIKSEIKRIFGINATIGISYNKLMAKLASDLSKPDGLKILNKEEAAAVLSELPTQELWGIGRHTAEKLRSTGINTCGELGRASLSMLRSLFGVTGLRLKAMGQGLDDSPVSAQGLYDSETVKSIGHSMTLPKDVWKMTDIETHLLRLSEMVGRRARKHKYAGSIITLTIRYKSFETCTRQKKLGLPTNDTHGIFSTALEIVKGQRLKEPVRLLGVTLSGLTEDGGQLSLFEEINKRRALLSAVDSINDRYGRSTVGWALYALMGENGPGVISPAWRPHGIHNTK